A stretch of the Capsicum annuum cultivar UCD-10X-F1 chromosome 8, UCD10Xv1.1, whole genome shotgun sequence genome encodes the following:
- the LOC107840187 gene encoding LOB domain-containing protein 37: MSCNGCRILRKGCNENCILRQSLQGIENPHAQANATVFVAKFFGRAGLMSFLSSVPESQRPALFQSLLFEACGRTVNPVHGAVGLLWTSNWHVCQSAVETVLKGGVLRPLPEFSGVATSPAEFYSASEANDVDLFRSQSSNFKSKRKVMDEIAEDLDLGLSPRTMVAAGGKLSRRTEKRRAATPSLNSDESDTTTLESGFMYQQNPQQGNETKLLRLFF; the protein is encoded by the exons ATGAGTTGCAACGGCTGTCGAATTCTCCGGAAAGGTTGCAATGAGAATTGCATACTCAGACAAAGTTTACAGGGCATTGAAAACCCTCATGCTCAAGCTAATGCCACTGTATTTGTAGCCAAATTCTTCGGCCGTGCTGGCCTCATGTCTTTCCTCTCCTCCGTCCCGGAATCTCAACGACCAG CTTTATTTCAGTCGCTGTTGTTTGAAGCGTGTGGAAGGACGGTGAATCCGGTGCACGGTGCGGTAGGATTACTGTGGACGAGTAACTGGCACGTGTGCCAGTCGGCAGTAGAAACGGTGCTTAAAGGAGGCGTATTACGGCCGTTGCCGGAGTTTTCAGGTGTAGCAACTTCTCCAGCGGAGTTTTATTCAGCTTCCGAAGCAAACGACGTTGATCTGTTTAGATCGCAAAGCTCCAACTTCAAATCTAAGAGGAAAGTTATGGATGAGATAGCGGAAGATCTAGATCTCGGATTATCGCCAAGGACGATGGTGGCTGCCGGCGGTAAACTGAGCCGGCGAACGGAGAAACGAAGGGCGGCGACGCCTTCACTGAATTCAGATGAATCTGATACGACGACGTTGGAGAGTGGTTTTATGTATCAGCAAAATCCACAACAAGGAAATGAAACGAAGCTTCTTAGATTGTTCTTTTGA